The DNA segment TATTTTTAGAATCATTCTTCGACTTTAGCCATGGCAGAGATTTCATTGGCCATTGTTCACGAGACGATTCTTTTCTTCCGGATTTCCAAACTCGAGCTTGCATAATTAGATTTGGAGTCGAGGTTACCAAATTTGGCTAATATTAAGTCTCGAGCGTGACAAGACTTTAAAACCGGATTAGGTGGAATCGATCCCAAGCTGACCACAAAATTTCATAGTAACAAATATACATTGAGAAACAAATGCGTGAGTGAGATGTAATGAGACTAAATCAAAGAGTGGAAGCGATCAGAAGGGAAAACGTTGAATACGACCAAAGGGGGGGGTGGCGATGGGTGTCGACAAAACCCGATGTAACAAATGTTTACTATTTATTTATTAGCCTCTCTGGCAATAACCTCCGTTTGGTAAGTATTTATTCGTGGCATATCGCACTTACATTTTCTTTATCACATCAACATCGCTGTCTcagcaattttctctttttttccgaTTAAATATTCTCGCCATTAATACGAAAATAGAgtttaagaaaagaaaaaataataataaaaaaacgtCCCTTTTTTCTTGTCGTCTGCCCCCAACTTCTTTCCCTTCCCTTGCCACAGATCCCCAATTCGATCCTAGCGGACCCCCTCCCACATCTCCCTCGCTCCGACCATGGAATCGGCGGCGACCGCCGTCTCCGTCGGGGCCTCCGGCCCCGGGTACCCGGACTCCGCCGACTCCTCCCCCCGCTCCCGCGGCGGCGACTCCTGGGACGAACCGTTCCCTCCGTCCGCCGCCGCGGCCTCGTCGCGCCTCCGCCTCATGTGTAGCTACGGCGGGCGCATCGTTCCCCGCCCCACCGACAAGTCCCTCTGCTACCTCGGCGGCGAGACCCGCATGGTCGTCGTCGATCGCCACTCCTCTCTTGCTGACATCTCCGCCAAGCTCTCACGAAAGCTCCTCGGTGGCCGCCCCTTCTCCCTCAAGTACCAGCTCCCCAACGAGGACCTCGATTCTCTTATCTCCGTCACCACCGACGAGGACCTCGAGAACATGATCGACGAGCTGGATCGCAtctccgccgccaccgccgccgcggcCTCCGGAGGCGGCGGCTCCACCCGCTCCTCCCGCCTGCGGTTGTTCCTGTTCCCGTCGAAGTCGGAATCGGCGCCTTCGTCCACCATCGGGTCGCTGTTGGACGAGTCAAAATCGGAGACTTGGTTCGTGGACGCCCTCAATAGCGCGATTGGCGGCATGAGTATGGACGGCCTCCCTCGTGGCCACTCTGCCGACTCCGCCACGGTCGACAGCCTCCTCGGTCTCGAGGACAACTCTTCCGTCCACTCTCGcaaaggcggcggcggcggctgcggcGCTGCTTCCCACCCGGAGCCTGAGCAGCTCGTCCTCCCCCGCCCCGACTCCGCCGGCAAGCTCGCACGCCATGGCCAAGATGTTCACTCCGTCCCCGATTCGCCGATGCTCGATACGACGTCCTCCTTCGGATCCACTTCCTCTGCTCCATCCCTCTCTAATCTCCCGCCTATTCCCGTTCCAACCGATGACCGCTACGCCGATCATCGGATCTCCGGCCTCGACGACCACTTGGCCCACATGAACCTCTCTTCCGACTCCGCCACCAGCCAGAG comes from the Musa acuminata AAA Group cultivar baxijiao chromosome BXJ2-8, Cavendish_Baxijiao_AAA, whole genome shotgun sequence genome and includes:
- the LOC103994912 gene encoding protein PAL OF QUIRKY isoform X1, whose amino-acid sequence is MESAATAVSVGASGPGYPDSADSSPRSRGGDSWDEPFPPSAAAASSRLRLMCSYGGRIVPRPTDKSLCYLGGETRMVVVDRHSSLADISAKLSRKLLGGRPFSLKYQLPNEDLDSLISVTTDEDLENMIDELDRISAATAAAASGGGGSTRSSRLRLFLFPSKSESAPSSTIGSLLDESKSETWFVDALNSAIGGMSMDGLPRGHSADSATVDSLLGLEDNSSVHSRKGGGGGCGAASHPEPEQLVLPRPDSAGKLARHGQDVHSVPDSPMLDTTSSFGSTSSAPSLSNLPPIPVPTDDRYADHRISGLDDHLAHMNLSSDSATSQRPDDGFKEPIYAHHLQVPPPIPIPTASDSIPTISASDNSNRVFSDDEKSDHGVRKPPQPPKPTQVDAPSSDPASSYRAPLPPVDAPGFVLSSVHPEQLQQQQTHSQFHQQQPQFISTNPHYIHHTGAGTGVPMASYYSIMPQSMQQLPQAHPFDPHIPMYYVPVRQTTPYPYAGTGYHVMQHPHLSQSPATMANYGYEVTAAPGHPQMYYSQASSQPALSQQYQMASSTAVIPEAGAPGDSNASKTS